Proteins found in one Bremerella volcania genomic segment:
- a CDS encoding coiled-coil domain-containing protein: MKPTIRPSNITPSSRPLSEQASPELRIDPPHAPSVDSNSADVLEDDQGVDLASADLETLPDWQRRQINQLARLMRDRQMELDRREAELNARMANFESQQRSAALAMDQPLPKSAKPTPQEPQAKASNPGGLWSIEEKIRQWRRKWRGQTTDIPEVEPEMEGPVTVRLEKLSEAESQLAQQWALLKNARSLQALREKEFAAYTAKVEREIEQSRAQQHQWLEQEQQQLAHDQDELVRRENELAGVQQEMQYAFEELQLIRDQLEMAWAEIRVRIPSALRRRLDQQTDHAVDHFDKALHARNQAAKSEIRQLLHQLELAKLEIQEQQVRLEDEADQHHTELRRAKHELADREAQVRAQLAELRREHESLNESKLEILKERYQDLSREITPKAA, encoded by the coding sequence ATGAAGCCGACTATCCGTCCATCGAATATCACGCCGTCGTCGCGTCCTCTTTCCGAGCAGGCCTCGCCTGAGTTGCGTATAGATCCTCCGCATGCACCCTCGGTGGATAGTAATTCGGCCGACGTCCTGGAAGACGATCAAGGGGTCGATCTTGCTTCGGCCGATCTCGAAACATTACCCGACTGGCAGCGGCGGCAGATCAATCAACTGGCCCGCTTGATGCGTGATCGCCAGATGGAACTCGACCGTCGCGAGGCGGAACTCAATGCTCGGATGGCGAATTTCGAAAGTCAGCAGCGAAGTGCCGCCCTGGCGATGGACCAGCCTCTTCCCAAGTCCGCCAAGCCGACCCCGCAAGAACCCCAAGCGAAGGCCTCGAACCCCGGCGGCCTGTGGAGCATCGAAGAGAAGATTCGCCAATGGCGGCGTAAATGGCGCGGCCAGACGACCGACATTCCCGAGGTCGAGCCGGAGATGGAAGGGCCGGTCACCGTTCGACTGGAGAAGTTGAGCGAGGCCGAGTCGCAACTGGCGCAGCAGTGGGCTCTATTGAAGAACGCTCGTTCGCTGCAGGCCCTGCGCGAAAAGGAGTTTGCTGCCTACACGGCCAAGGTTGAGCGAGAAATCGAGCAGAGCCGCGCTCAACAGCATCAATGGCTTGAGCAGGAACAACAGCAGCTGGCACACGATCAGGATGAACTGGTTCGTCGCGAGAACGAACTGGCCGGCGTGCAGCAGGAAATGCAGTATGCGTTTGAAGAGCTGCAATTGATTCGCGATCAGTTGGAAATGGCCTGGGCCGAGATTCGCGTGCGGATTCCTTCCGCGCTGCGGCGGCGACTGGATCAACAAACGGACCACGCCGTCGATCACTTCGACAAAGCGCTGCATGCCCGGAACCAGGCAGCCAAGAGCGAGATTCGGCAGCTGCTGCATCAACTGGAACTCGCCAAGCTCGAGATCCAGGAACAACAGGTGCGGCTCGAAGACGAAGCCGATCAACATCACACCGAGCTGCGTCGCGCCAAACATGAGTTGGCCGACCGCGAGGCCCAGGTTCGCGCTCAGCTGGCCGAGCTTCGCCGCGAGCACGAGTCGCTCAACGAGTCCAAGCTGGAGATCTTGAAAGAGCGTTACCAGGATCTGAGCCGGGAAATTACTCCCAAAGCAGCCTAA